In Hymenobacter gelipurpurascens, one DNA window encodes the following:
- the porU2 gene encoding putative type IX secretion system sortase PorU2, which yields MKQPYHLLTIKLGGWVALLLAFFALAPLAAEAQSGPYGNEWIVPGQQYYRIKLARTGLYRLDYQYLTQAGAGGVSPQRLQLWRRGREVAIHVGGNQSSLDPTTFVEFFGQKNDAALDRGMFRSASDQAQPYFSMFTDTAAYFLTWSNVAPGKRMTQSNLTGTTPHASRVQKTLRVESFRWNTINDEANVYQSWAELGEGFFSEEFGSRGYVDPITRDPWFALDSIWSVNSSGQAPHLDIQVVGKSSGAHISEVAVVAPGGIRVLGTIAFTDYGFARKSFTLLPSDRAANGRVQIQVKQVGTGGPRGDVARVAYLRLAFGQTSRWNPRRSQLLFANDSTLAGPAFYALDSIPASVRGYDVTDPYNVLRVEGQALGANRRGYVFPQAEGRTRSLMLAEADRALVPGVGRRVQFRQISPAAHNFLIISSRVLMQPASGVTNPVRAYANYRASSAGGSYDTLVVTSEELYDQFHYGERSALAVRQFAQWMLAGSKRPMSLLLLGKGLGVAEYCSSYHRVNPEGYTYAACGGPDNSVVRNLVPASTRGVSDVFFTANWQSNDYAPRMATGRVSAQTPQQVVNYLSKLQEHEVPAYAEWRRNVLHMAGGKEPAERLQYAAFLEEYATYVRKPPFGGTVKTYLRGDYPGTTPGEAQINWAPDLNAGVSFISYFGHGDTGYLDWGIPNINNPASGINNKGKYPVMYVSGCSAGNSFRAIPAFGGDQYVLAADKGFVGFLSDSDLAFPYDLHEMHTEMVKLLFSDPQWYGKPVAEVQQEVIRRLQGTNSLPNATTAMLMNTIWQGDPALKLYSPLKPDYQVASVKVAPDVVPVTAPSFQLQVRVANPGRRTTGKLDIKVTRTFGTNTVVLPIFTVPQARRDTTYTLTIPNTGLGSIIGQNTFLVELDPSNLIDESDETNNSGTTTYAFLTGGVTTLSPPEFGIVGARTVRLVGQSNLPTTVSREYDMELDTVQTFNSPLIQRTTLAAVMVPEWSVTAPIIANRDSVVWYWRMRFHAPQAGEESGWATSSFRIISGRNGGWSQSHVGQFQRDEKAGITVAAPGGQWAFDAGSKQATITSTRIGPARQWETLSHTIRTSPTGSYTLRLIGIDANNNSVELNPNVTSRRLDLSTISATTYPYLQLEAVVKENGSGPAPQLEQWLIAYQGVPEGVVRPQTVALDGAALALQAKQQGKLSIPVTFQNVADFDFTNPMVAYILVRNDNNGLREKYIKLPGAALTAHTQRTYQVELDIRDLLGTLSGQIVLNPNLALSPNRQPELNYFNNEQGITSFQVDDRDTPPVLDVAFDGRHLLNGDIVSAQPIITVQLRDQDKLRPIKDRTAFNLFLTSPNGGATVPLNLNAANVTFVADSANGVARLEVHLGKETALKDGIYTLEVQGKDGSGKLAGSEPYRITFEVITTAGISNVFPYPNPVTSKAKFVFTLTGSEVPRNMKIQIMTLTGRVVREIMMSELGNLHIGNNITDYAWDGTDEFGDRLANGTYLYRVVLDDPQGKFEQRTTAADKAFKQGWGKLVLIR from the coding sequence ATGAAACAACCTTACCATTTACTAACCATCAAGTTAGGCGGCTGGGTAGCCCTGCTACTGGCGTTTTTTGCGTTGGCGCCTCTCGCGGCCGAAGCGCAATCGGGGCCGTACGGCAACGAGTGGATTGTGCCCGGCCAGCAGTATTACCGCATTAAGCTGGCGCGCACCGGCTTGTACCGCCTCGATTACCAATACCTGACTCAGGCGGGTGCCGGAGGCGTAAGCCCTCAGCGCCTCCAGCTGTGGCGTAGGGGCCGGGAAGTGGCCATTCACGTAGGCGGCAACCAGAGCAGTCTGGACCCCACTACGTTCGTGGAGTTCTTTGGGCAGAAAAACGATGCGGCTCTGGACCGAGGTATGTTCCGCAGTGCCAGCGACCAAGCCCAGCCGTATTTCAGCATGTTTACGGATACGGCCGCTTACTTCCTGACGTGGAGCAATGTGGCCCCTGGCAAGCGCATGACCCAGTCGAACCTGACGGGCACCACGCCGCACGCCTCCCGCGTGCAAAAAACGTTGCGCGTTGAGTCGTTCCGCTGGAATACCATCAACGACGAGGCCAACGTGTATCAATCCTGGGCTGAACTAGGTGAAGGCTTTTTTAGTGAAGAATTTGGCAGCAGAGGATATGTAGATCCGATAACCAGAGACCCTTGGTTCGCCTTGGATTCCATTTGGTCCGTGAATTCCAGTGGGCAGGCGCCGCATCTGGATATTCAGGTAGTGGGCAAATCGTCGGGCGCGCATATTTCTGAGGTAGCCGTAGTGGCTCCAGGCGGAATCCGGGTGCTTGGTACCATTGCTTTCACGGATTACGGGTTTGCGCGTAAGTCTTTCACTTTGCTGCCCTCAGATCGGGCCGCCAACGGACGGGTGCAGATTCAGGTAAAGCAAGTAGGAACCGGTGGGCCCCGGGGCGATGTAGCTCGGGTGGCCTACCTACGTCTGGCCTTCGGGCAAACCAGCCGCTGGAACCCGCGCCGTTCGCAACTCCTGTTTGCGAACGATTCTACTCTGGCGGGCCCCGCTTTTTATGCTTTGGATTCTATCCCGGCTTCGGTGCGTGGCTATGATGTAACTGACCCCTATAACGTATTGCGCGTAGAAGGACAAGCCCTGGGGGCTAACCGCCGCGGCTATGTTTTTCCGCAGGCAGAAGGACGCACTCGCTCCTTAATGTTAGCGGAGGCCGACCGGGCGTTGGTGCCAGGTGTAGGTCGTCGGGTGCAATTCCGTCAGATTTCGCCGGCCGCGCACAACTTCCTCATTATAAGCAGCCGCGTGCTGATGCAGCCCGCCAGTGGGGTAACTAACCCAGTGCGGGCGTATGCCAACTATCGGGCCTCATCGGCAGGAGGAAGCTACGATACGCTGGTAGTGACTTCGGAAGAACTTTACGACCAGTTTCACTACGGTGAAAGATCGGCCTTAGCTGTTCGGCAGTTTGCGCAGTGGATGCTGGCGGGCAGCAAGCGGCCAATGTCCTTGCTGCTGCTGGGCAAAGGCCTGGGCGTGGCGGAGTATTGTAGTTCCTACCACCGGGTTAATCCGGAAGGCTACACCTACGCTGCCTGCGGTGGTCCCGATAATTCAGTGGTGCGCAACCTGGTGCCCGCAAGTACCCGCGGCGTGTCCGACGTTTTCTTTACCGCCAACTGGCAGAGCAACGACTACGCACCCCGCATGGCTACCGGACGGGTTTCGGCCCAGACGCCCCAGCAGGTGGTTAATTATCTGAGTAAGCTGCAGGAGCACGAAGTGCCGGCTTATGCAGAGTGGCGCCGCAATGTGCTGCACATGGCCGGCGGAAAAGAACCAGCTGAACGGTTGCAGTACGCCGCCTTCCTAGAGGAATATGCTACATATGTGCGTAAACCGCCATTTGGTGGTACGGTAAAAACCTACTTGCGAGGTGATTATCCGGGTACTACGCCCGGTGAAGCGCAGATCAACTGGGCGCCAGACCTGAACGCAGGCGTGTCCTTCATTTCCTATTTCGGGCACGGCGACACGGGCTATCTGGATTGGGGAATCCCGAACATTAACAACCCCGCCAGCGGCATCAACAACAAAGGCAAGTACCCGGTGATGTATGTGAGCGGTTGCTCAGCCGGCAACTCCTTCAGAGCTATTCCGGCCTTCGGCGGCGACCAGTACGTGCTAGCGGCCGATAAAGGCTTCGTTGGTTTCCTCAGCGACTCTGACCTGGCCTTCCCCTACGATTTGCACGAGATGCACACCGAAATGGTGAAGCTGTTATTCTCTGATCCGCAATGGTATGGCAAACCGGTGGCCGAGGTGCAGCAGGAAGTAATCCGGCGTCTGCAGGGCACAAACTCGCTGCCTAATGCTACAACGGCCATGCTGATGAATACCATCTGGCAAGGCGACCCGGCTCTGAAGCTGTACTCGCCGCTCAAGCCAGACTATCAGGTGGCCAGCGTGAAAGTAGCGCCAGATGTGGTGCCCGTGACGGCTCCTTCGTTTCAGTTGCAGGTGCGCGTGGCCAACCCCGGCCGCCGCACTACAGGCAAGCTCGATATCAAGGTGACGCGCACTTTCGGTACCAACACCGTGGTGTTGCCGATATTCACGGTGCCCCAGGCCCGCCGCGACACCACGTACACGCTCACTATCCCGAACACTGGCTTAGGCTCGATTATCGGTCAGAATACCTTCCTGGTAGAACTGGACCCGAGCAACCTGATTGATGAGTCGGATGAAACCAACAACAGCGGCACCACCACCTACGCGTTCCTGACGGGAGGCGTCACGACGCTGAGCCCACCCGAGTTTGGAATTGTGGGAGCTCGCACGGTGCGCCTCGTAGGCCAGAGCAATCTGCCCACAACGGTAAGCCGCGAGTACGATATGGAGCTGGACACCGTCCAGACATTCAACAGCCCCCTGATTCAGCGTACTACGCTGGCGGCCGTGATGGTGCCCGAATGGAGCGTTACGGCGCCAATCATTGCCAACCGCGACAGCGTGGTTTGGTACTGGCGAATGCGTTTCCATGCGCCTCAGGCCGGTGAGGAATCGGGGTGGGCTACCAGCTCGTTCCGGATCATCAGTGGCCGCAACGGCGGCTGGTCGCAGAGCCATGTAGGCCAGTTCCAGCGCGATGAGAAAGCCGGAATTACAGTAGCTGCCCCCGGTGGGCAATGGGCATTTGACGCCGGTAGTAAGCAGGCTACCATTACGTCTACCCGCATCGGTCCGGCCCGCCAGTGGGAAACGCTGTCGCACACCATCCGGACCAGTCCCACAGGCAGCTACACGCTTCGTCTGATCGGAATTGATGCCAACAACAATTCAGTAGAGCTCAACCCGAACGTTACGAGCCGCCGCCTCGACCTCAGCACCATCTCAGCTACCACTTATCCTTATCTGCAGCTGGAAGCGGTGGTGAAGGAAAACGGCAGTGGCCCGGCTCCGCAACTAGAGCAGTGGCTGATTGCCTACCAGGGAGTGCCCGAAGGCGTAGTGCGGCCCCAGACCGTAGCGCTGGATGGCGCGGCACTGGCACTGCAAGCCAAACAGCAAGGCAAGCTCTCGATTCCGGTTACGTTCCAGAACGTGGCTGATTTCGATTTCACCAACCCAATGGTGGCCTACATCTTGGTGCGCAACGACAACAACGGCCTGCGCGAAAAGTACATTAAGCTGCCCGGTGCGGCCCTCACGGCGCACACCCAGCGGACGTATCAGGTGGAGTTGGATATTCGGGATCTACTCGGAACTCTATCGGGCCAGATTGTGCTCAACCCCAACCTAGCGCTGAGCCCCAATCGCCAGCCAGAGCTGAATTACTTCAACAACGAGCAAGGCATTACAAGCTTCCAGGTAGATGACCGCGATACGCCGCCGGTGCTGGATGTTGCATTCGATGGCCGCCACTTGCTGAACGGCGACATTGTATCGGCGCAGCCCATCATTACGGTGCAGCTACGCGACCAGGATAAGCTACGCCCCATCAAGGACCGTACAGCCTTCAACCTCTTCCTGACCAGCCCGAATGGCGGTGCCACCGTGCCGCTGAATCTGAATGCGGCCAACGTGACGTTTGTGGCTGATTCGGCCAACGGGGTTGCTCGTCTGGAGGTGCATCTGGGCAAAGAGACGGCGCTGAAAGACGGTATCTACACGCTGGAAGTGCAGGGCAAGGACGGCTCTGGCAAGCTGGCCGGCTCTGAGCCGTACCGCATCACGTTTGAAGTGATTACGACGGCGGGCATCTCCAATGTGTTCCCGTATCCGAACCCCGTTACCAGCAAAGCCAAGTTCGTGTTTACCCTGACGGGAAGCGAGGTGCCGCGCAACATGAAAATCCAGATTATGACGCTTACGGGCCGCGTAGTACGGGAAATCATGATGAGCGAGCTGGGTAACTTGCACATCGGCAACAACATCACGGATTATGCCTGGGATGGTACCGATGAGTTCGGCGACCGGCTGGCCAATGGCACTTACCTCTACCGCGTAGTGCTCGATGACCCGCAGGGCAAGTTTGAGCAACGCACCACCGCCGCTGATAAAGCCTTCAAGCAGGGCTGGGGCAAACTGGTGCTAATCCGCTAG
- a CDS encoding PadR family transcriptional regulator, producing the protein MKVENTQVQMRKGILEFCILEIIARGEVYASDMLEELTSARMIVVEGTLYPLLTRLKNAGLLDYTWKESTSGPPRKYYTLTEAGQDFLHQLRLTWEEVQDSIRIIRQKPHSNGSAPAEVLL; encoded by the coding sequence ATGAAAGTCGAGAACACCCAAGTGCAGATGCGGAAGGGCATCCTGGAGTTCTGCATTCTGGAAATCATCGCCCGCGGAGAGGTCTATGCGTCAGACATGCTGGAGGAGCTTACCTCCGCCCGCATGATCGTGGTCGAGGGGACGCTCTACCCACTTCTGACGCGCCTCAAAAACGCGGGATTGTTAGATTACACCTGGAAAGAGTCTACCAGTGGCCCGCCCCGCAAGTACTACACCCTCACCGAGGCCGGACAGGACTTCCTGCACCAATTGCGCCTCACCTGGGAAGAGGTACAGGATTCCATCCGCATCATCCGCCAGAAGCCTCACTCCAATGGTAGCGCCCCCGCGGAAGTCCTGCTCTAA
- the fmt gene encoding methionyl-tRNA formyltransferase gives MIPPLRIIFMGTPEFAVPTLQALLSWEGCQVVAVITAPDKPAGRGRQLAESAVKQAAVQHGLPVLQPTNLKDQEFQAELLAYAADLQVVVAFRMLPETVWNMPRLGSINIHASLLPQYRGAAPINWALIHGDTQTGVTSFFLRHEIDTGDLIYQDVVDIAPEDDFGSLYEKLKTAGAALALRSVQAIAAGEAPSIPQQELPSLRPAPKLQKELGRLDFTQPAPALANLVRGLSPIPTAFTQLPDGRTLKVFKAQPFDDEDASGPEAGVPGAWFTDGRTYLRVQTSHGLLDLQDVQLEGKKRMSVPDFLRGFNAAVLNQSPA, from the coding sequence ATGATACCTCCCCTACGCATCATTTTCATGGGCACCCCGGAATTTGCGGTGCCTACTCTTCAGGCGTTACTTTCCTGGGAAGGCTGCCAGGTGGTAGCCGTCATCACGGCTCCGGATAAGCCCGCCGGGCGCGGCCGCCAACTGGCCGAGTCGGCAGTGAAGCAGGCGGCGGTGCAGCATGGTTTGCCCGTGTTGCAGCCCACCAACCTCAAGGACCAGGAGTTTCAGGCGGAACTACTGGCCTACGCCGCCGACTTACAGGTTGTGGTGGCGTTTCGGATGCTGCCCGAAACCGTCTGGAATATGCCGCGACTGGGCTCTATCAACATCCACGCCTCTTTGTTGCCCCAGTACCGCGGCGCGGCCCCCATCAACTGGGCCCTCATTCACGGCGACACCCAAACGGGCGTCACGTCGTTCTTCCTGCGTCACGAAATTGATACCGGCGACCTGATTTATCAGGATGTGGTGGACATTGCCCCCGAGGATGACTTTGGCTCTTTATATGAGAAGCTGAAAACCGCTGGTGCGGCCCTAGCCCTGCGCTCAGTGCAAGCCATTGCGGCGGGCGAGGCGCCCAGCATTCCGCAGCAGGAGCTGCCCAGCTTGCGCCCGGCCCCCAAGCTACAGAAAGAGCTAGGCCGCCTCGATTTTACCCAGCCGGCCCCGGCCCTGGCCAATTTGGTGCGCGGCCTCTCCCCCATTCCCACAGCGTTTACGCAGCTCCCCGATGGCCGCACCCTCAAAGTGTTCAAGGCCCAGCCCTTTGATGATGAGGACGCCAGCGGCCCTGAAGCCGGCGTACCTGGCGCATGGTTCACGGATGGGCGCACGTATTTGCGCGTGCAAACCTCCCACGGCCTGCTCGATTTGCAGGATGTACAGCTCGAAGGCAAAAAGCGCATGAGCGTGCCCGATTTTCTACGTGGCTTCAACGCGGCGGTTCTCAATCAGTCTCCCGCTTAA
- a CDS encoding dihydrofolate reductase, with the protein MTALVVAVAENGVIGGDNRLLWHLPLDLKHFKQLTQGHPIVMGRRTFESIGKPLPNRTNIVVTRQNGWQADGCEVAYSVPLALEMARGIEENVFVIGGGEIYRQALPAAEVVYLTEVHHAFEGDVTFPQLNPDEWREESRERHEPDEKHAYAFSFVTLRRR; encoded by the coding sequence ATGACCGCCTTAGTAGTAGCCGTAGCAGAGAATGGAGTAATCGGGGGCGACAACCGCCTGTTGTGGCATTTGCCCCTCGATCTAAAGCACTTTAAACAGCTCACGCAGGGCCACCCCATCGTGATGGGCCGGCGTACTTTCGAGAGCATTGGGAAGCCACTGCCCAACCGCACCAACATCGTCGTGACGCGGCAGAACGGCTGGCAAGCGGATGGCTGCGAAGTGGCCTACTCCGTGCCGCTGGCCCTGGAAATGGCGCGCGGCATCGAGGAAAACGTCTTTGTAATTGGGGGTGGCGAAATCTACCGTCAGGCACTGCCCGCCGCCGAGGTAGTGTACCTCACGGAGGTACACCACGCGTTTGAGGGCGACGTGACCTTCCCCCAACTCAACCCCGACGAATGGCGCGAGGAATCCCGCGAGCGGCACGAGCCCGACGAGAAGCACGCCTACGCCTTCAGCTTCGTAACGCTCCGGCGGCGTTAG
- a CDS encoding putative type IX sorting system protein PorV2, whose product MPHSTRSTALLLGVGLCLGALSPALAQTKTPKYSNEFLNIGVGGRALGMGKVQASLAEDATAGYWNPAGLLGQKTKYDAVLMHSELFSGIVKNDYAAFSMPLDEKSAIGISLIRLGVDDIADTRDLVNEYGYIQYDRIRYFSVADYAVLLSYAYKVASIEGLQVGANAKVVYRNVGEFANAWGFGVDAGVQYNRGNWRLGLMARDITTTFNAWSVDAEKFKGSAVTNDPIPKSSTEITLPRLVLGVGRTVKLPGQFTALAAVDLEATTDGKRNTLISTSAVSVDPRAGLEVGYNNVVFLRGGVGNFQKIQSFTGQEEWKAQPSLGVGVALSGLRLDMALSRLAVEKLGQRSQANSIIVSLGYGFK is encoded by the coding sequence ATGCCTCATTCTACCCGAAGTACTGCCCTACTGCTAGGCGTAGGCCTATGCCTGGGTGCACTTTCTCCGGCGCTGGCGCAAACCAAGACGCCCAAATACAGCAATGAATTTCTCAACATCGGGGTAGGGGGGCGCGCCCTGGGCATGGGCAAGGTGCAGGCAAGCCTAGCCGAGGATGCCACCGCTGGCTACTGGAACCCCGCCGGCCTGCTAGGCCAGAAAACCAAGTACGATGCCGTGCTGATGCACTCCGAGTTGTTCTCCGGCATCGTTAAAAACGACTACGCGGCTTTCTCTATGCCGCTGGATGAGAAAAGCGCCATTGGCATCAGCCTCATCCGCTTAGGCGTTGATGATATTGCCGACACCCGCGACCTGGTGAATGAGTACGGCTATATTCAGTACGACCGGATCCGGTACTTCTCCGTGGCCGATTATGCGGTGCTGCTGTCGTATGCCTATAAAGTAGCCAGCATAGAAGGCCTTCAGGTGGGCGCCAATGCGAAGGTGGTGTACCGCAATGTGGGCGAGTTTGCCAATGCCTGGGGCTTTGGCGTCGATGCCGGCGTGCAGTACAACCGCGGCAACTGGCGCCTGGGCCTTATGGCCCGCGACATCACGACGACCTTCAATGCGTGGTCGGTAGATGCGGAAAAGTTTAAAGGCTCTGCTGTTACGAACGACCCCATCCCCAAAAGCAGTACCGAAATCACGTTGCCCCGCCTAGTACTAGGCGTGGGCCGCACCGTGAAACTGCCCGGTCAGTTCACGGCCCTGGCCGCTGTTGATCTGGAAGCTACAACTGACGGTAAGCGGAACACGCTCATCTCGACCAGTGCCGTCAGCGTTGATCCTCGGGCAGGTCTGGAAGTAGGCTACAATAATGTGGTTTTCCTGCGCGGTGGCGTCGGTAACTTCCAGAAAATCCAGTCGTTTACGGGCCAGGAAGAATGGAAAGCCCAGCCCAGCTTGGGCGTAGGGGTGGCTCTGAGTGGCCTACGGCTTGATATGGCACTTTCGCGGCTAGCCGTGGAGAAGCTCGGCCAACGCTCTCAGGCCAATTCCATCATCGTGTCATTAGGCTACGGCTTCAAATAA
- a CDS encoding acyltransferase family protein, translating to MEPVPQKVPIRYYEIDVLRFVAALAVMLYHYLYVGHALEHLVPAPFIGQSISRYGYLGVDLFFLISGYVILGSAYQRPLRQFVTSRITRLYPAFWATCTLTALVSYCFASASVQPPSLSTYLSNMSMLHEFFGKDSISGVYWTLTLEISFYFLISLCIGYQLWPQLPYLLGGWLLYTLAVGPMGPVTPISLLLIPKYSAYFISGMLFYLLQHRLGNRLLLMGLLLVAFAASLRTANAQRLFLDMRAPELPPYSAAMVGSLVSGMYLMLLLIITRHVNLSRFPRLAMLGSLSYPIYLIHGIGMVILLRYGQQINQYWLLFGLIVLVLSLAYLTHKYIERPGSAYLRRWLSRL from the coding sequence ATGGAGCCCGTTCCTCAAAAAGTCCCGATCCGGTATTACGAAATAGACGTGCTTCGCTTTGTGGCGGCTCTGGCAGTAATGCTGTATCACTACCTCTACGTAGGCCATGCGCTGGAGCATTTGGTGCCGGCGCCCTTCATCGGGCAAAGCATCAGCCGATATGGGTATTTAGGCGTTGACCTGTTTTTCCTGATTTCCGGCTATGTCATTCTGGGGTCGGCGTACCAGCGCCCGCTCCGGCAATTCGTGACTTCGCGCATCACGCGGCTGTATCCTGCTTTCTGGGCCACCTGCACGCTCACTGCGTTGGTGTCGTATTGCTTCGCGTCTGCTTCAGTGCAGCCTCCTTCGCTGAGCACGTACCTCAGCAATATGAGTATGCTCCACGAGTTCTTTGGCAAAGACTCTATCTCGGGAGTATACTGGACGCTCACGCTCGAAATATCATTTTACTTCCTGATTTCCCTCTGCATCGGCTATCAGCTGTGGCCACAGTTACCGTACCTGCTGGGTGGCTGGTTGTTGTACACGCTGGCTGTGGGGCCAATGGGGCCGGTTACGCCCATCAGCCTGCTGCTTATTCCGAAATACAGTGCATACTTCATCAGCGGCATGTTGTTTTACCTGTTGCAACATCGGCTGGGCAACCGGCTGCTGCTGATGGGCTTGTTGTTGGTGGCCTTTGCAGCCAGTCTGCGCACAGCTAATGCCCAGCGCCTTTTTCTGGACATGCGTGCTCCTGAACTGCCGCCCTACAGCGCCGCCATGGTCGGGAGCCTAGTTAGTGGCATGTACCTCATGCTGTTGCTTATCATTACGCGGCATGTGAACCTAAGCCGGTTTCCCCGTTTGGCTATGCTTGGGAGCTTATCTTATCCCATTTACCTCATTCATGGCATAGGAATGGTGATTTTGCTGCGCTATGGGCAACAAATCAACCAATATTGGCTGCTGTTTGGGCTCATTGTGCTCGTGCTGAGTCTGGCTTATCTCACCCACAAATACATAGAGCGACCCGGAAGTGCCTACTTACGCCGCTGGCTCTCACGGTTGTGA
- a CDS encoding exo-beta-N-acetylmuramidase NamZ family protein, with protein MFPALSTSLLSLSLLLTDCTRPLPAATTAGANNPTVTQASKPQIIVPTPSKDPVLRVGAEQFERYLPQLKGKRVGLVVNQTARVGQAFLVDTLLAKGVGVTVIFGPEHGFRGEAADGATIKDGKDARSGLPARSLYGATKKPTPEMLKDVDVLVFDIQDVGTRFYTFISTMHYVMEAAAEQGKEVIILDRPNPNGWYVDGPVLEPQHKSFVGMHPIPVVHGLTVGELAQMINGEKWLAGGKQCRLTVVPVQGYTHATRYELPVRPSPNLPNAHSVSLYATICLFEGTDVSVGRGTDMPFEVIGAPTQPKSRPFSFTPKPNTGSPTPPQNGKVCYGQDLRQTGNDVGFSLKYLLDFYKQSTDKEHFFGKYFEQLSGTRSLREQVIAGKSEQEIRKSWEPALGQYKALRKKYLLYPDFN; from the coding sequence ATGTTTCCAGCCCTTTCCACCAGTCTGCTGAGCCTTTCTCTGCTCCTCACTGACTGCACCCGCCCCCTGCCCGCAGCCACCACAGCCGGAGCCAACAATCCCACTGTTACTCAAGCCTCTAAGCCACAAATCATCGTACCGACCCCGAGCAAAGACCCCGTCCTACGGGTGGGCGCCGAGCAGTTTGAGCGTTACCTGCCACAGCTAAAAGGCAAGCGCGTAGGCCTTGTCGTGAACCAGACGGCCCGCGTAGGCCAGGCGTTTCTGGTGGATACGCTGCTGGCAAAAGGGGTAGGCGTGACGGTAATTTTCGGGCCGGAGCACGGCTTTCGGGGCGAGGCCGCCGATGGCGCCACCATCAAAGACGGTAAAGATGCCCGCAGTGGCCTACCAGCCCGCAGTCTCTACGGTGCCACCAAAAAGCCCACGCCCGAGATGCTGAAAGACGTAGATGTGCTGGTATTCGACATTCAGGATGTGGGCACGCGCTTCTACACCTTCATCAGCACGATGCACTACGTGATGGAGGCCGCCGCCGAGCAGGGCAAGGAAGTCATCATTCTGGATCGGCCTAACCCCAACGGCTGGTACGTAGATGGACCCGTGCTGGAGCCCCAGCACAAGTCCTTTGTGGGCATGCACCCCATCCCGGTGGTGCACGGCCTGACGGTGGGCGAGTTGGCCCAGATGATTAACGGCGAAAAGTGGCTGGCTGGCGGCAAGCAGTGCCGTCTGACGGTAGTACCCGTGCAGGGCTACACCCACGCCACACGCTACGAGCTGCCGGTGCGCCCTTCGCCCAACCTGCCCAATGCGCACTCGGTGTCGCTTTATGCCACCATCTGCTTGTTTGAGGGCACTGATGTAAGCGTAGGCCGTGGTACCGATATGCCGTTTGAAGTAATTGGAGCGCCCACGCAGCCCAAGTCTCGGCCTTTCAGTTTCACGCCCAAGCCCAACACCGGCTCGCCGACGCCCCCGCAAAACGGCAAAGTCTGCTACGGCCAGGACCTGCGCCAGACCGGCAACGACGTGGGCTTCTCCTTGAAATACCTGCTAGATTTTTATAAGCAAAGCACCGATAAGGAGCACTTTTTCGGCAAGTATTTCGAGCAGCTGAGCGGCACGCGTAGCCTGCGGGAGCAGGTTATTGCCGGCAAGTCGGAGCAGGAAATCCGCAAGTCGTGGGAGCCGGCGCTAGGCCAGTACAAAGCTCTGCGCAAGAAGTATTTGCTGTATCCCGATTTCAACTAA